In the Juglans microcarpa x Juglans regia isolate MS1-56 chromosome 6D, Jm3101_v1.0, whole genome shotgun sequence genome, one interval contains:
- the LOC121234243 gene encoding protein CANDIDATE G-PROTEIN COUPLED RECEPTOR 2-like, with product MSASLQVSTNSSLSTPSLPAKTNGHNLLDSECQAPWFVAVLVVFSVLFVVYLAAHAKKNLKKLYTRRSYVTISYYALLWLVTALNLGWSSLQTWQCSPGKEVGWNLLSLFTTSGMLCLEISLLAFLLQDDYASGLDALAHNFAVSGIIVGMDMLLKVIYVFGFGVPLFLDGVGSTNKVKWGLWIMHKLLLTAAYGYILFVHFSKSRDSLHPRPAFYNYIVIMFTVSAVALFGCGLAVMGASFGIWLYNLTVFCYHSLYLPFLYVTFLADFFQEDDFLLENAYYSEMKDAGFFDADWD from the exons ATGTCCGCAAGTCTCCAAGTCAGCACCAACTCTTCCCTCTCTACCCCGAGCCTTCCTGCTAAAACCAATGGCCATAATTTGCTCGACTCCGAGTGCCAAGCACCCTGGTTCGTCGCCGTTCTGGTCGTCTTCTCCGTCCTCTTCGTGGTCTACCTTGCCGCCCATGCCAAGAAGAACCTGAAGAAGCTCTACACCCGTCGCTCCTACGTTACGATTTCCTATTATGCCCTCCTCTGGCTCGTTACCGCTCTCAACCTCGGTTGGTCGTCTCTCCAG ACATGGCAATGCTCTCCGGGGAAGGAGGTGGGGTGGAATCTCCTTTCGTTATTCACAACATCTGGGATGCTTTGTTTGGAGATTAGCTTGTTGGCTTTCTTACTTCAGGACGATTATGCTAGTGGGTTGGATGCTTTAGCACATAACTTCGCTGTCTCAGGGATCATTGTAGGGATGGATATGCTTCTTAAG gtaatttatgtatttgggtTTGGGGTTCCTCTGTTCCTCGATGGTGTTGGAAGTACAAATAAGGTGAAGTGGGGTTTATGGATCATGCATAAGCTATTGCTAACTGCAGCTTACGGCTACATTTTGTTTGTGCATTTCTCAAAATCGAGAGACAGTCTGCATC CCAGACCAGCATTCTACAATTACATCGTGATAATGTTTACAGTTAGTGCAGTAGCATTATTTGGATGTGGGCTTGCCGTGATGGGGGCCAGCTTCGGGATTTG GTTGTATAACCTCACTGTTTTCTGCTATCACTCGCTCTATCTTCCTTTCCTCTATGTAACTTTTCTAGCTGATTTTTTCCAG GAGGatgattttcttttggaaaacGCATATTACTCCGAGATGAAGGATGCTGGGTTTTTTGATGCTGATTGGGATTAG
- the LOC121234234 gene encoding pentatricopeptide repeat-containing protein PNM1, mitochondrial-like: MPAVRSWGFNHWLISNPSFTHTDETLSYFVDYFGRRKDFKAIHEVLVNGVGLAGPKTLESAIDRLVRAGRPTDVVSFFQRMEVDYGLKRDKESLLLVVEKLCGNGCASYAERMVKNLANEFFPDERICNLLVKGWCVDGKLDEAKRLAEQMYRGGFEIGTMAYNAILDCVCKICREKDPFRLHSEAEKVLVQMDVHGVPRNVETFNVLITNLCKIRKTEDAVKLFYRMGEWGCYPDETTFLVLIRSLYQAARVGEGDEMIDGMRSAGDGGKLDKKEYYGFLKILCGIERIDHALSVFKKMKEEGCEPGIKTYDLLMGKLCAHNRLDRANALFNEARKRGIAMEPTAYAVDPRYVKKKVKVVKSEKKRETLPEKMARKRRRLKQIRLSFVKKPKRMMRRAY, encoded by the coding sequence ATGCCGGCCGTACGGTCCTGGGGGTTTAATCACTGGCTCATCTCCAACCCTAGTTTCACTCACACCGATGAAACTCTGTCCTACTTTGTCGATTACTTCGGCCGACGCAAGGATTTCAAGGCGATCCACGAAGTCCTCGTGAATGGAGTTGGACTCGCTGGGCCTAAAACCCTGGAATCTGCCATTGACAGGCTTGTCCGTGCCGGGCGGCCGACTGATGTGGTGTCGTTTTTCCAGAGGATGGAGGTCGATTACGGGCTCAAGCGAGACAAAGAATCGCTTTTACTTGTGGTTGAAAAGCTTTGTGGTAATGGGTGTGCGAGTTACGCCGAGCGAATGGTGAAAAACTTGGCAAACGAGTTTTTTCCCGACGAGAGAATTTGCAATTTGTTGGTGAAAGGTTGGTGCGTGGATGGGAAGCTTGACGAGGCCAAGAGATTGGCTGAGCAGATGTATAGGGGAGGGTTCGAGATTGGGACAATGGCGTACAACGCGATTCTTGACTGTGTTTGTAAGATTTGTAGGGAGAAGGACCCGTTTCGGCTTCATTCGGAGGCCGAGAAGGTGTTGGTCCAAATGGATGTTCATGGGGTTCCAAGAAATGTGGAGACCTTCAACGTGTTGATCACTAACTTATGCAAGATTAGGAAGACCGAGGACGCCGTGAAATTGTTTTATAGGATGGGAGAGTGGGGTTGTTATCCGGATGAGACTACGTTTCTTGTTTTGATTAGGAGTTTGTATCAGGCGGCGAGGGTGGGAGAAGGGGATGAAATGATTGATGGAATGAGGTCTGCCGGGGACGGTGGCAAACTTGATAAAAAGGAATATTATGGGTTCTTGAAGATTTTGTGTGGCATTGAGAGGATTGATCATGCTTTGAGTGTTTTCAAGAAGATGAAGGAGGAAGGCTGCGAACCCGGGATCAAGACTTATGATTTGTTGATGGGTAAATTGTGTGCTCATAATCGTCTCGATAGGGCGAATGCGCTGTTTAATGAGGCCAGAAAAAGAGGCATAGCCATGGAGCCTACGGCATACGCAGTGGACCCAAGATATGtgaagaagaaggtgaaggTTGTGAAGAGTGAGAAGAAGAGGGAGACACTGCCGGAGAAGATGGCAAGGAAGAGGAGACGGCTAAAGCAAATTAGATTGAGTTTTGTGAAGAAACCTAAACGAATGATGCGGCGAGCTTACTGA
- the LOC121235357 gene encoding uncharacterized protein LOC121235357, with translation MRWALTIKNKLRFINGKILKPSTTADPLYAPWERCNNMVIAWIQQLVNFEHQSSIAHAETAASLWNDLCERFSIQNAPRIFQLTKSISSLTQDDDSVSQYYNKLKSFWDELEIYEPIPSCTCGAVKTLMDYTHRSKVMQFLMGLNDSYDSIRAQILLNDLLLALNRVLSLVQQKERHRQLHSSPAPIAMAAKGPDQCSPSAYHRDRLFYSHCNISRHSLEQCFKANPNLPVCSHCRIPRHTKESATSSMDFLPGTKVMPNINHDLPAVHLSEDHPGLEHVHEDAVSSVPCCVRGWCC, from the coding sequence ATGCGTTGGGCTCTCACTATCAAAAACAAACTTAGATTTATCAATGGGAAAATTCTCAAACCTTCCACTACTGCAGATCCTCTGTATGCCCCTTGGGAACGCTGCAATAATATGGTGATTGCTTGGATACAACAGTTAGTCAACTTTGAACATCAATCGAGCATCGCGCATGCAGAAACTGCTGCTAGTTTGTGGAATGATCTTTGTGAACGATTCTCAATCCAAAATGCTCCCAGAATTTTTCAACTCACCAAATCTATCTCCTCACTCACACAGGATGATGATTCGGTAAGTCAGTATTACAACAAACTTAAGAGtttttgggatgaacttgaaatatatgaGCCTATACCATCATGTACATGCGGAGCAGTAAAAACACTAATGGATTATACTCATAGAAGCAAGGTCATGCAGTTCCTCATGGGACTAAATGACTCTTATGATTCGATCCGAGCTCAGATTCTGCTCAATGATCTTCTCCTTGCCTTAAATCGTGTTCTATCTCTTGTTCAACAAAAGGAGAGGCACAGACAACTACACTCCTCACCAGCACCTATTGCAATGGCTGCCAAGGGACCAGATCAATGCAGTCCATCTGCTTATCATAGAGATCGATTATTTTACTCTCATTGCAACATCTCCAGACATTCGTTGGAGCAATGTTTCAAAGCAAACCCAAATTTACCTGTGTGTTCTCATTGCCGTATACCGAGACACACCAAAGAAAGTGCTACAAGCTCAATGGATTTCCTCCCGGGCACAAAAGTAATGCCAAATATAAATCATGATCtcccggctgtgcatctctctgaggaTCACCCGGGCCTGGAACATGTCCACGAAGACGCAGtctcgagtgtcccgtgctgCGTGAGAGGGTGGTGCTGCTGA
- the LOC121235358 gene encoding uncharacterized protein LOC121235358 produces MLYADDILIFLNGEKRSLRRLVNTLSIYEKWFGQLISKEKSDIYTAKIISATRRRGLVRITGFVEGHFPVIYLGVLLVNGKLKACHLEQLVVKVRSKVAGWKVKLLSQGGRLILLKHVLSSMASHLLVVMDVPKIVIKKINAVLSTFFGGEQSGKAKTK; encoded by the coding sequence ATGCTCTATGCGGATGATATATTGATTTTTCTAAATGGAGAGAAAAGATCATTGAGAAGGCTTGTGAACACTTTGTCTATTTATGAGAAGTGGTTTGGGCAACTGATTAGTAAAGAGAAGTCTGACATATATACTGCCAAGATCATCAGTGCAACTAGGAGACGTGGCCTGGTGAGGATTACTGGTTTTGTGGAGGGTCATTTTCCTGTGATATACTTGGGAGTTCTGTTGGTGAATGGTAAGCTTAAGGCTTGTCATTTGGAGCAGTTGGTTGTTAAAGTTCGATCAAAAGTGGCGGGGTGGAAGGTGAAATTATTGTCGCAAGGTGGGAGGCTCATTTTGCTCAAGCATGTGTTGTCTAGTATGGCTTCTCATTTGCTTGTTGTCATGGATGTGCCAAAGATTgttattaaaaagattaatgCAGTACTTTCTACATTTTTTGGGGGAGAACAGAGTGGGAAGGCTAAAACTAAATAG
- the LOC121234227 gene encoding flavonoid 3'-monooxygenase — MSPSSLILATIFFAIFLFYLLKLTTRRPGHLPPLPPGPKPWPIIGNLPHMGPVPHHSLAALARTYGPLMHLRLGFVDVIVVASASVASQFLKTHDANFSSRPPNSGAKYIAYNYQDLVFAPYGPRWRMLRKISSVHLFSGKALDDFRHVRQEEVAVLARALAKADSKPVNLAQLLNVCTVNALGRVMLGRRMFGDGSGGGDEKADEFKSMVVEVMVLAGVFNVGDFIPALEWLDLQGVAGKMKKLHKRFDTFLTAIVEEHKRSAAGQHVDMLSTLISLKEKSDDGEGGKLTDTQIKALLLNMFTAGTDTSSSTVEWAIAELVRHPKILASVQRELDSVVGRDRLVSELDLPQLTYFQAVIKETFRLHPSTPLSLPRMASEDCEINGYHIPKGSTLLVNVWAISRDPEQWESPLEFRPERFLPGSSKAHVDVRGNDFEVIPFGAGRRICAGMSLGLRMVQLLAATLVHAFDWELADGLRPEKLNMDEAYGLTLQRAAPLVVHPRPRLSPQAYRA; from the exons ATGTCTCCTTCATCTCTCATTCTCGCCACCATTTTCTTCGCTATCTTCCTCTTTTACCTCCTCAAGCTTACCACTCGCCGCCCCGGCCACCTTCCCCCCCTCCCTCCTGGCCCAAAGCCATGGCCGATCATCGGAAACTTGCCCCACATGGGCCCCGTGCCCCACCACTCCCTCGCCGCCCTCGCACGCACCTACGGCCCTCTCATGCACCTCCGTCTCGGATTCGTAGATGTCATCGTTGTTGCGTCGGCGTCCGTAGCCTCCCAGTTCTTGAAGACCCATGACGCAAATTTCTCCAGCCGGCCGCCTAACTCCGGTGCCAAGTATATTGCTTACAATTACCAGGACCTCGTCTTCGCCCCCTACGGCCCCCGGTGGCGCATGCTCCGGAAGATTAGCTCCGTCCACCTCTTCTCCGGAAAGGCCTTGGATGATTTCAGGCATGTCCGCCAG GAAGAAGTGGCAGTGCTAGCAAGAGCCCTAGCAAAAGCAGACTCCAAGCCAGTGAACTTGGCACAATTGCTCAATGTTTGCACTGTAAACGCACTAGGGAGGGTGATGCTAGGCCGGAGAATGTTCGGAGATGGTAGCGGCGGCGGTGATGAGAAGGCGGACGAGTTCAAATcaatggtggtggaggtgatgGTGCTGGCCGGAGTTTTCAACGTCGGTGACTTTATACCGGCACTGGAGTGGCTAGACTTACAGGGGGTGGCAGGTAAGATGAAGAAGCTCCACAAGAGGTTCGACACGTTTTTGACAGCCATCGTTGAGGAGCACAAAAGGAGCGCTGCTGGGCAGCACGTGGACATGTTGAGCACTTTGATTTCTTTGAAGGAGAAGTCTGATGATGGTGAGGGGGGGAAGCTCACAGACACACAGATCAAAGCCTTACTTTTG AATATGTTCACAGCAGGCACTGACACCTCATCTAGTACGGTGGAATGGGCCATAGCAGAACTCGTCCGGCACCCCAAGATCTTGGCCAGTGTCCAACGGGAGCTTGACTCCGTTGTGGGTCGAGATCGGCTCGTAAGCGAGTTGGACCTACCCCAACTCACCTACTTCCAGGCCGTCATTAAGGAGACCTTCCGGCTCCACCCATCGACTCCCCTATCTCTGCCACGGATGGCGTCCGAAGACTGTGAAATCAACGGCTACCACATCCCCAAGGGATCCACCCTTTTGGTCAATGTATGGGCCATATCTCGGGATCCAGAGCAATGGGAAAGCCCGCTAGAGTTTAGGCCCGAGCGATTCCTTCCCGGTAGTAGCAAGGCCCATGTTGATGTTAGAGGAAATGATTTTGAAGTCATACCATTTGGTGCTGGGCGTAGAATATGTGCTGGGATGAGCTTGGGGTTGCGAATGGTTCAGCTCCTAGCAGCAACCCTAGTTCATGCATTTGATTGGGAATTGGCCGACGGATTGAGGCCTGAGAAGCTGAACATGGATGAAGCATATGGGCTGACCCTGCAACGCGCCGCGCCCTTAGTGGTGCACCCTCGACCGAGGCTGTCCCCGCAAGCTTATCGAGCATAA